In Bradyrhizobium erythrophlei, a single genomic region encodes these proteins:
- a CDS encoding DoxX family protein yields the protein MTSRVIDSWVLRSEPMIQLLGRLCMGSLFLMSGTNHWLDLKLLTHFMGSLPGSADVWAMLAATIEVVSGAALVLGFRTREFALLLVFFNLFAAAIGHPYWSITGDATARWGQFIHFWKDIGLAGGALFVLAGGAGPLSVDGVTETRTS from the coding sequence ATGACGTCGCGGGTTATCGATTCATGGGTTCTGCGCAGCGAGCCGATGATCCAGTTGCTTGGTCGGCTCTGCATGGGATCGCTGTTCCTGATGTCGGGGACCAATCATTGGCTGGACCTGAAGCTGCTCACGCACTTCATGGGTAGCCTGCCCGGTTCGGCGGATGTTTGGGCGATGCTGGCGGCGACCATCGAGGTCGTCAGCGGAGCCGCGCTGGTGCTCGGCTTCCGCACCCGTGAGTTTGCCCTGCTCCTGGTGTTCTTCAATCTCTTTGCCGCGGCGATCGGCCATCCCTACTGGTCGATCACCGGCGACGCCACCGCGCGCTGGGGCCAGTTCATCCATTTCTGGAAGGATATCGGGCTCGCCGGCGGCGCCCTGTTCGTCCTCGCGGGAGGCGCGGGCCCCCTCAGCGTCGACGGGGTTACGGAAACGAGAACGTCGTAG